A window of the Cannabis sativa cultivar Pink pepper isolate KNU-18-1 chromosome X, ASM2916894v1, whole genome shotgun sequence genome harbors these coding sequences:
- the LOC115705899 gene encoding putative disease resistance protein RGA1 isoform X1 — protein sequence MADVVLSPVIQVVLDKLADPFLLKVSDLYNIKSEVNKLWRTLDMIQAVLADAEEQQMTNRALRLWLEELKEVASDIEDLIDEVSAEAVMSRTVNGSYFQQVSTLIPSAFGQLLNYNDWLAKLCQVKETLENLVKEKSLFNLREWVVSNSGGYKNKRGKQTGSFIIESEVFGREEDKEGVVKLLVSNDRSCRNHGDVLIISIVGLGGLGKTTLAQLAYNDERVSRHFDLRIWVCVNDEFDMVKIMISIIEGSRRCKYEFLGMDVLQFHLRELLKGKRYLLVLDDVWSEDQNEYDDLLKMLRCGGEGSSVLVTSRSEKVASIMGTTCIYPLKGLSEESCWDLFKQRAFGSNEEHRSNLFPIGKQIVKKCAGVPLAVKTLGGLMRFKREEREWLFVAESGVWNMYESENGALPALRLSYSHLPPHLKRCFAYCSLFPKNYVIKKEKLIHLWVAAGFVRSQEGKRSLEFIANEYFNDLVWMFFFQDIQKSDNGNITECKMHDLIHDLAQSVAENDFMTMEHDSAYRDHSNIRHSSVVCNFELHTIPDALYEAKKLRTLILLIPKGNLGGIPSGVLESFRYLRVLDLSGSGIKLVHESISSFLFLRFIDLSNTHIQTLPEGVCKLINLQVMNLSGCYNLTDLPSRLSNLSKLRHLIINGCDRITKMPADIGKLIYLQTLSIFIVVNEADKNLKQLQCLNLGGDLKIRRLENVKDASEAREADLVSKRNLQSLCLSWGSDDNGLNRNTDYDGPLETEVLNFLQPHKYLKVLSIKGFEGSGFPTWMGALKLPNLTEVTLVNCKRCKKLPSLGQLPFLKVLYMQGLDAVKNIGSEFYGEGTGIAFPSLKELTLTDLPNLEYWWTANGGQGFPSLVRLSVSKCLRLNSMPSFPSLQHLELRCCNDIVLESALNLTSLTNLIIEEFSEQLISLDLLLQNNAPLVFLKISSCPRLSCISSNLGKLVKLRTLTISWCGDLLSLPEELGNLTALESLEIIECHSLISLPESMEGLISLRSLSIENCNNITTLSWRMKSLVALEHLTIMYCPNLNSLPNDWQHLSALKSLSILHCPELMCLSEGLKYATALQNMEIRGCPGLQALPEWIANLTSLRSLALSDCHNLPSLPGGFQSLNFLQHLSIRECPHLEERCKKDSGEDWPKIKHISHVYLGPQHFRAYDDV from the coding sequence ATGGCGGACGTAGTTCTTTCCCCAGTTATACAAGTAGTCTTAGATAAGTTAGCCGATCCGTTCCTCTTAAAGGTTTCAGATTTGTATAATATCAAGAGCGAAGTCAATAAATTATGGCGAACGTTAGACATGATTCAGGCGGTACTCGCCGACGCTGAAGAGCAGCAAATGACTAACCGTGCTTTGAGGTTGTGGCTGGAAGAGCTCAAAGAAGTTGCTTCTGATATTGAAGATTTGATTGACGAGGTTTCTGCTGAAGCTGTTATGTCAAGGACCGTAAACGGGAGCTATTTTCAGCAGGTGAGTACCCTGATCCCTTCCGCTTTTGGGCAACTTTTGAACTATAACGATTGGTTAGCGAAATTGTGCCAAGTTAAGGAGACGTTAGAGAATTTGGTTAAAGAGAAATCTCTATTCAATCTTAGAGAGTGGGTAGTTAGTAATAGTGGTGGGTATAAGAATAAGCGAGGGAAGCAAACTGGGTCTTTCATAATTGAATCTGAGGTTTTTGGTAGAGAGGAGGACAAAGAGGGGGTAGTGAAGCTATTAGTCTCAAACGACAGGAGTTGTAGGAATCATGGGGATGTCTTGATTATTTCCATTGTTGGGTTAGGCGGTCTCGGTAAAACGACACTTGCTCAGTTAGCGTATAATGATGAGAGGGTATCAAGGCATTTTGATTTGAGGATCTGGGTCTGCGTGAATGATGAGTTTGATATGGTGAAAATCATGATTTCGATCATTGAAGGATCAAGGAGGTGTAAGTATGAGTTTCTAGGAATGGATGTTCTTCAATTTCATCTCCGGGAGTTGTTGAAGGGGAAGAGGTACTTGCTTGTGTTAGATGACGTGTGGAGTGAAGATCAAAATGAATATGATGATTTGCTGAAGATGTTGAGATGTGGTGGAGAAGGAAGCTCAGTTCTTGTCACTAGTCGCAGTGAAAAAGTTGCATCTATAATGGGTACTACTTGTATCTATCCTTTAAAAGGTTTGTCTGAGGAAAGTTGCTGGGATTTGTTTAAGCAACGAGCATTTGGCAGCAACGAAGAACATAGATCAAACTTATTCCCCATTGGTAAACAAATAGTGAAGAAGTGTGCAGGTGTTCCTTTAGCAGTGAAGACTTTGGGAGGTCTAATGCGTTTCAAAAGGGAAGAAAGAGAATGGCTGTTCGTAGCAGAGAGTGGTGTTTGGAATATGTACGAAAGCGAAAATGGAGCTCTACCTGCACTAAGATTGAGTTACAGTCATTTGCCGCCGCATCTGAAACGATGCTTTGCTTATTGCTCATTATTTCCTAAAAACTACGTaatcaagaaggagaagttAATCCATCTGTGGGTAGCAGCAGGCTTTGTTCGGTCACAAGAAGGAAAAAGATCTTTAGAATTTATTGCCAATGAGTATTTCAACGATCTAGTTTGGATGTTCTTTTTTCAAGATATACAGAAAAGTGACAATGGAAACATAACTGAATGCAAAATGCATGATCTCATTCATGATCTTGCACAATCTGTTGCAGAAAATGATTTCATGACaatggaacatgatagtgcctATAGAGATCACTCAAATATTCGCCACTCATCAGTGGTTTGCAATTTTGAATTGCATACAATTCCCGACGCTTTGTACGAAGCAAAAAAGTTGCGAACTCTCATCTTATTGATCCCGAAAGGCAACCTCGGGGGAATTCCTTCTGGTGTATTAGAAAGTTTTAGGTATCTTCGAGTCCTGGATTTAAGTGGAAGTGGCATCAAATTGGTACATGAATCAATTTCCTCTTTTTTATTTCTGAGGTTTATTGACCTCTCTAATACTCACATCCAAACATTACCTGAGGGCGTATGCAAGCTTATTAATTTACAGGTTATGAACCTTTCTGGTTGCTACAATCTCACTGACTTGCCAAGTCGCCTGTCGAATTTGTCTAAACTGAGACATCTCATAATAAATGGTTGTGACAGAATAACCAAAATGCCAGCTGATATTGGAAAACTGATATATCTTCAGACTCTCTCAATATTTATAGTAGTAAATGAAGCAGATAAAAACCTTAAACAACTCCAATGTTTAAACCTTGGCGGTGATCTAAAAATCAGACGATTGGAGAATGTGAAGGATGCATCAGAAGCAAGGGAAGCTGATTTAGTAAGTAAAAGAAACCTGCAATCTCTGTGTCTATCTTGGGGAAGTGATGACAATGGTTTAAACAGGAACACTGATTATGATGGCCCACTTGAAACAGAAGTGCTTAATTTCCTCCAACCGCACAAATATTTGAAAGTGTTGTCTATTAAAGGGTTTGAAGGCAGTGGCTTCCCAACGTGGATGGGAGCTCTTAAACTCCCAAATCTAACTGAAGTTACTCTAGTTAACTGCAAAAGATGCAAAAAACTCCCTTCATTAGGTCAACTTCCATTTCTTAAGGTTCTGTACATGCAAGGACTAGATGCAGTGAAGAATATTGGTAGTGAATTCTATGGTGAAGGCACTGGCATAGCATTTCCGTCACTTAAAGAATTAACCCTTACAGATCTTCCCAATTTAGAATATTGGTGGACTGCTAATGGAGGACAGGGATTCCCTTCCCTGGTCAGACTTTCAGTTAGTAAATGCTTGAGACTGAATAGCATGCCATCATTTCCGTCACTACAGCATCTAGAGCTTCGTTGTTGCAATGATATTGTACTGGAGTCAGCTTTGAATTTAACTTCTCTTACCAACCTTATCATTGAAGAATTTTCAGAGCAGCTGATCTCTTTAGATCTTTTGCTTCAAAATAATGCCCCTCTGGTGTTTCTAAAAATCAGTTCTTGTCCCAGGCTCAGCTGCATCTCTTCAAATTTAGGAAAACTTGTCAAGTTAAGAACACTAACAATTAGCTGGTGTGGTGACCTACTTTCATTGCCAGAAGAACTAGGAAACCTCACTGCACTCGAGTCATTGGAGATAATAGAGTGCCACAGCCTCATCTCTTTGCCTGAAAGTATGGAAGGGTTGATCTCCCTTCGATCATTATCAATTGAGAATTGCAACAACATTACAACATTGTCGTGGAGGATGAAATCCCTAGTAGCCCTTGAGCATTTAACTATCATGTACTGTCCAAATTTGAATTCTTTGCCTAATGATTGGCAGCATCTATCTGCACTCAAGAGTTTGTCAATCTTGCACTGTCCGGAGCTAATGTGTCTATCGGAGGGGTTAAAATATGCCACTGCTTTACAAAACATGGAAATACGTGGATGTCCTGGCCTGCAAGCTTTGCCAGAGTGGATAGCTAATCTTACCTCGCTCAGATCTCTGGCATTATCAGATTGTCACAATTTGCCGTCTCTTCCTGGAGGATTCCAGAGTTTGAATTTCCTTCAACATCTTTCAATCCGGGAATGTCCTCATTTGGAGGAGCGCTGCAAGAAAGATAGTGGAGAGGACTGGCCAAAGATAAAGCACATTTCACATGTCTACCTTGGGCCACAACACTTCAGGGCATACGATGATGTTTGA
- the LOC115705899 gene encoding uncharacterized protein LOC115705899 isoform X2: MRGVAWNCRGLGQTSTVQELKSLLRVHSPDFVFLTELKVDATPLVRILKALHFYFHIFVPPIGIAGGIVLAWKAGFCFECISCSRNHISGLVYSDPPTHPWLLSCVYGPPYNHAKKNFWTEIMALGDRFSGPWLIFGDTNFVLSHSEREGSSGRDPFIPFISNLVESRGLINMHIKGDMMTWDNHRSGERHVKSALDKGIVNGAWLHLFPKATLCSVQTSTSDHRSLCLDTVGTVPKFKRCFKFEESWTRDARSNLVVANAWVSVGHSWAPAHVFKKIGATRVALLQWKRTQFGKTDEEIKALELKLDRIQQLPAGSRDWNLECDTRRNLNEARTRKAVYWKQRARIAWLKDGDKCSKFFFLSAAIRGRRNAIECILNKHNVWIYERELIGQEFLDFFKDVFSGSNYDRQVDCGHLFKEKISLANQVEVVGCPSREEIRNTLFAMSNHKAPGPDGMSVLFFKHYWESVGEDFCDAVADFFVKGRMHKGVNSTNVVLIPKVQNSKRPNQFRPISLCNVMYKVISKIIANRIKPILPSLICPTQAAFVPGRSIQDNNVLVQEIIHSFNRKQGKEGFFPIKIDLVKAYDRLSWTFIEHVLGCFGFPQKFCSWVSQCISTTSLNICLNGGPVGKIIPSCGIRQGDPLSPYLFICAAEVFSRLLEEEIGKGIIKGIQLSRGGPVLSHIFFADDLILVGRANINEAKSFWNCLEKFCSWSGQKVNKLKTSIFFSKNTSAGMRRGIKEALGIDTPEGVIKYLGLPLFRSRQKDADFNFILENLSSKLQGWKAKTLSKAGRATLIKSVGLSLPVYAMQTTKFSNRLVNRIDGMIRDFWWGFEKGNHGLYLKAWDKLCLPKSMGGLGFRKTKEMNLAFLAKWGWNLLTGSQSLCSKILEAKYLKGRDFLECKYKDSDSWFWKNVIKANAILRKGACKRVADGRDTSIWRDPWIPHLKGFVPKPNRSVVTDNNCVADLLSPRGGWDLHKLNSLFDHETVSAILKDGPP, from the coding sequence ATGAGAGGTGTTGCTTGGAACTGTAGAGGGTTGGGGCAGACCTCTACAGTTCAGGAGTTGAAGTCCCTGCTCAGGGTGCACTCTCCTGATTTTGTGTTTTTAACTGAGCTCAAGGTGGATGCCACCCCCCTGGTACGTATTCTAAAAGCTCTtcacttttattttcatatttttgtgcCGCCTATTGGTATTGCTGGGGGTATCGTTTTAGCTTGGAAGGCTGGCTTTTGCTTTGAATGTATCTCTTGCTCTCGTAACCATATTTCGGGGCTTGTGTATTCGGATCCTCCTACCCACCCTTGGCTTCTTTCGTGCGTGTATGGCCCGCCCTACAATCATGCAAAAAAGAATTTTTGGACTGAGATCATGGCTTTAGGAGATAGATTCAGTGGTCCTTGGTTAATTTTTGGTGATACCAATTTTGTCCTTAGTCATTCTGAGCGGGAGGGGTCGTCGGGTAGGGATCCCTTTATCCCTTTTATTTCTAACCTTGTAGAGTCACGTGGCCTTATCAATATGCATATTAAAGGGGACATGATGACTTGGGATAACCACCGGTCGGGGGAGAGACATGTTAAGTCGGCCCTTGATAAAGGCATAGTGAATGGAGCCTGGCTTCACCTTTTCCCCAAAGCTACTCTCTGTTCTGTCCAGACGAGTACTTCTGACCATAGGTCGTTATGTCTTGATACGGTAGGGACTGTGCCTAAATTTAAGAGGTGTTTCAAGTTTGAGGAAAGTTGGACGAGGGATGCTAGAAGCAACCTTGTTGTTGCCAATGCCTGGGTTTCGGTGGGTCATTCCTGGGCTCCCGCCCACGTTTTTAAAAAGATAGGTGCTACTCGGGTGGCTCTTCTTCAGTGGAAGAGAACGCAGTTTGGGAAAACTGATGAGGAAATTAAAGCTTTGGAGTTGAAACTGGATAGAATACAACAGTTGCCTGCTGGTTCTAGAGATTGGAATTTAGAATGTGATACTAGACGTAACCTGAATGAAGCCAGAACTAGGAAAGCGGTGTACTGGAAACAAAGGGCGAGAATTGCGTGGCTAAAGGATGGGGATAAATGCTCAaaatttttctttctctctgctGCTATTAGAGGAAGGAGAAATGCTATTGAGTGCATTTTGAATAAACATAATGTCTGGATTTATGAGCGGGAATTGATTGGTCAGGAATTCTTGGATTTTTTCAAAGATGTTTTCTCTGGATCTAATTATGACCGGCAGGTAGATTGTGGTCATTTATTCAAGGAAAAGATTTCTCTTGCGAACCAGGTCGAGGTTGTCGGGTGCCCATCTCGTGAAGAAATAAGAAATACTCTGTTTGCCATGAGTAATCATAAAGCCCCAGGACCTGATGGAATGTCCGTTTTATTCTTTAAACACTATTGGGAGTCAGTTGGAGAGGATTTCTGTGACGCAGTTGCTGATTTCTTCGTCAAAGGAAGAATGCATAAGGGTGTGAATTCTACTAATGTGGTGCTGATACCAAAAGTGCAAAACTCGAAGAGACCAAACCAGTTTAGGCCCATTTCTCTTTGTAATGTGATGTACAAGGTCATTTCTAAAATCATTGCAAATAGAATTAAGCCTATCCTCCCGTCTCTTATCTGTCCTACTCAAGCCGCATTCGTTCCAGGAAGGAGTATTCAAGATAATAATGTTTTGGTGCAAGAGATCATCCACTCCTTCAATCGGAAGCAAGGAAAAGAGGGGTTCTTTCCGATCAAGATAGACCTTGTGAAAGCCTATGACAGGCTGAGTTGGACTTTTATAGAGCATGTTCTTGGTTGTTTCGGATTCCCTCAAAAGTTTTGTAGTTGGGTCTCTCAGTGCATATCCACCACCTCCCTCAACATTTGTCTCAATGGTGGTCCGGTCGGCAAAATCATACCTTCCTGTGGCATTAGGCAAGGTGACCCGTTATCCCCCTACCTTTTCATTTGTGCAGCGGAAGTGTTTTCTAGACTCTTGGAAGAGGAGATTGGAAAGGGTATTATTAAAGGGATACAACTTAGCAGGGGAGGGCCGGTGCTCTCCCATATTTTCTTTGCTGATGACCTCATCTTGGTTGGTCGGGCTAACATAAATGAAGCTAAATCTTTTTGGAATTGTCTTGAGAAGTTCTGCTCGTGGTCTGGACAGAAGGTTAATAAACTTAAAACATCAATTTTCTTTAGCAAAAATACCTCAGCAGGAATGAGGAGAGGAATTAAAGAAGCTCTGGGTATAGACACTCCTGAGGGAGTTATTAAGTATTTGGGGTTGCCTCTCTTTAGATCAAGACAAAAAGATGCTGACTTTAATTTCATTCTTGAAAATCTCAGTTCTAAACTTCAAGGGTGGAAGGCTAAAACTTTATCAAAAGCGGGTAGGGCTACCCTCATCAAGTCCGTGGGGCTGTCTTTGCCCGTCTATGCCATGCAGACTACCAAATTTTCTAACCGCCTTGTGAATAGGATTGATGGTATGATTCGTGACTTCTGGTGGGGTTTTGAGAAAGGGAACCATGGTCTTTACCTTAAAGCATGGGATAAGCTTTGCCTTCCCAAGTCCATGGGAGGTCTGGGTTTTCGGAAAACAAAGGAAATGAACCTTGCCTTTTTGGCTAAGTGGGGGTGGAATTTATTGACTGGGAGTCAGTCGTTATGTAGTAAGATCCTGGAGGCTAAATACCTTAAGGGAAGGGATTTCCTTGAGTGCAAGTACAAAGATTCTGATTCCTGGTTTTGGAAGAATGTCATAAAAGCCAATGCAATCCTTCGAAAAGGGGCTTGCAAGAGGGTAGCCGATGGAAGAGACACTAGCATCTGGAGGGACCCTTGGATCCCTCATTTGAAAGGTTTCGTCCCGAAACCAAACAGAAGTGTAGTAACGGACAACAACTGTGTGGCAGATCTCTTGTCTCCTAGGGGTGGGTGGGATTTGCATAAGTTAAATAGTCTTTTCGATCATGAGACTGTTTCTGCTATTCTTAAAGATGGTCCCCCCTAG